In Elaeis guineensis isolate ETL-2024a chromosome 1, EG11, whole genome shotgun sequence, a genomic segment contains:
- the LOC140854814 gene encoding acid phosphatase 1-like encodes MLNLYHEIRVRGLKVFLISSRREHLRDATIDKHVKVGYLGWIDLILRFVVPISYNLYILMPYVLILLYLVESWCAEDCYDAVANYKVEKRRKLIEQGYCLWGIMGDQWCSFVGHPSANRTFKLPNPMYYDA; translated from the exons ATGCTCAACCTATACCACGAGATCAGAGTACGAGGTTTGAAGGTCTTTCTCATTTCTTCCAGACGGGAGCATCTGAGGGACGCCACTATCGACAAGCATGTCAAGGTTGGGTACCTCGGTTGGATCGATTTGATCTTAAGATTTGTCGTTCCTATCTCCTACAATCTCTATATTTTGATGCCGTATGTTCTAATTCTTCTTTATTTGGTTGAGTCATG GTGCGCAGAAGACTGCTACGATGCGGTCGCGAATTATAAGGTCGAGAAAAGGAGAAAGTTGATAGAGCAAGGCTACTGCTTGTGGGGGATTATGGGAGACCAATGGTGCAGTTTTGTAGGCCACCCCAGTGCCAACAGAACATTCAAACTCCCAAATCCCATGTACTAtgatgcttga